GGCCACAAGGCGCGGTACGCCTGGCCCCGGGCTATTTCAACTGCCTGGAAGAAATGGATGCCGTGATCAACGCGGTCGCTGAAATTGCGGGAGAGAAAACTTGAATCCCGCTTCGAAGATGGATCTGCGTCTTATTTTTCACTCAATCCACAATGTTATGCTGGCCGAAGAACTGCTTTTACAGGACGGACTGGCCATCGATATGCAACCAGTACCCCGCGTCATCAGCTCCGACTGCGGCATGTGCCTGGCCGCCAGAAGCGTGGATCTGCCCAGAATCAAAGTCTGCCTGGCAAAAGCGCCGTTCACCAGCCCGATTGAAATATATCAAAGCCCCACTGCCGACGACCATCAGATACCTCGCTTCGAGCGGCTTTCAACCCTCTGATCCGCGCCTCAACAAACAGCGCATTTATTTCAACCTACGAATGTAACTGTCCTCACGCGGGCATCGTTCTTTCAAACGCAACTGAACCGCTTTTGCATCCTCCAGGCTCATCCCCCCCGGCACCATGACCCGCCACCAGAGGCCCTTGGCGCCAAGATCAACCTCCATCAGAAAAACCGTAAAACCCTTTTTCTCCAACATTTTCGCCTGGCGACCGGCCCCTTCACGGCTCGCAAAGGAACCAATATGAACAGCAAAAGAATCTGCCGCTGATTGTTCCGCGACGCTTGCCCTTTCCCCGAAGGCAGACTCGGCCGACAAAGCGACCTCAGCTTTTCGACTTTCCGGCACCATCACCGCCACGGCCTGCGGCGGACTTACAGCTGAGCTGGCGGCCGGTTCCTCAGCCGGTTTTAACCCGTCTTTAGCCGGAGACGGCGCTCCCGTCCCCGTGGAGTCGGCGGAAACGAGCGCCCGGGGCCGGGAAACCACGGAGACGGAAAGCTCCTGAGCCGGCGGCGGGGGAAGTTCGGCTTCCACTTGCGGACTCTCGACCTGATCAACAATTGCGCCCGCCTCCCTGGGCACGGCTGGATTTCTAGGCACCCCAACGCTTTTGTCTTCAGCCCCGCCATCCCCGGTTAAGCTTTTCGCGTTTTCTACCGGCTCGGCGGAAAGCCCGGAAGCCTTAGTACCCACAGGCTCGGAATTTTCCGGGCCGCTGGCCGCCACGGCCAGAGTCAGAGCCCTGGCTTCGGGCCTGGAGTTTGACACCTGCGCGGATTCCGCTTCAGGGCGTGCCCTCAAGCCGCCCTCCTTGAAACCGGTCATTTTCCCACGAAAAAAAAACCAGCCCCCGGCAACGCCAACGAAAAGTAACAGCAGCAACAAAACGTAGCCCCTGAGTCCCGAAAAACGCGCCGCAGAAGAAATGATTTTCGGCTCAGGCTTATCAGCAAAGGGTTCAACGCCGCCAAGCAAGGTTTTTGGTCGCTTTTCGGCGGCATGAAAGCCCTTGCCGGGCTCGGCAGGATCTGGCTCCTGCGCGGCAAACTCGACCAGGTTCTCTAACTCAACCCCGGACTCCGCCTTCTCCGAGGGCGACAAATCTGCGGACAACAAAAAGGTATCGGCCAGCAGGC
The sequence above is drawn from the Pseudomonadota bacterium genome and encodes:
- a CDS encoding DUF3343 domain-containing protein, translating into MNPASKMDLRLIFHSIHNVMLAEELLLQDGLAIDMQPVPRVISSDCGMCLAARSVDLPRIKVCLAKAPFTSPIEIYQSPTADDHQIPRFERLSTL